From the Excalfactoria chinensis isolate bCotChi1 chromosome 1, bCotChi1.hap2, whole genome shotgun sequence genome, one window contains:
- the FAM131B gene encoding protein FAM131B isoform X1, whose protein sequence is MGCIGSRTVGNEVIAVDWKGLKDVDQINMDSTSSLHGSSFHRPSTEQTRTDFSWDGINLSMEDTTSILPKLKRNSNAYGIGALAKSSFSGISRSMKDHVTKPTAMGQGRVAHMIEWQGWGKGNSQQQQHTHETARKDADAYSDLSDGEKEARFLAGVMEQFAISEATLMAWSSMDGEDVSVNSNQENPVGNYSENYQELMESQEHMAQTQYDSWPHSYVSQGMYCLGSSDAWETSDQSLIASPATGSYLGQNFDESQTNLQESILIQSSLLQQQQLQQQQQEQNFIQSTGLVHVWPLQTAQGGSGAESSTYMEDHLEGNGNPRLEKAPLLNKKPSPEEDDVVCRDLESLSPREEMEHAALSRKVSDVTSSGVQSFDEEEGETNN, encoded by the exons GAAATGAGGTGATTGCAGTAGACTGGAAGGGACTGAAAGATGTGGACCAAATCAATATGGACAGCACCAGTTCACTGCATGGCAGCAGCTTCCATCGTCCTTCTACTGAG caaacaCGGACAGATTTCTCCTGGGATGGTATCAAT ctctCCATGGAAGATACAACCTCCATCCTTCCCAAGCTGAAACGTAACTCCAATGCTTATGGGATTGGGGCTTTGGCTAAATCATCTTTCTCTG GGATATCCCGCAGCATGAAGGACCATGTCACGAAGCCAACGGCTATGGGCCAAGGCCGTGTGGCTCACATGATTGAATGGCAAGGTTGGGGTAAAGGtaacagccagcagcagcaacatACGCATGAGACAGCACGCAAGGATGCCGATGCCTACTCAGACCTGAGTGACGGTGAAAAGGAGGCCCGGTTCCTTGCAG GAGTGATGGAGCAATTTGCTATATCAGAGGCGACTCTCATGGCCTGgtcctccatggatggtgaGGATGTGAGTGTAAACTCAAATCAGGAGAATCCAGTGGGCAACTACTCTGAGAATTATCAGGAACTAATGGAGAGCCAAG AGCACATGGCCCAGACGCAGTATGATAGCTGGCCTCATTCCTATGTCTCACAGGGCATGTATTGCTTAGGTTCATCTGATGCCTGGGAGACCAGTGATCAGTCCCTCATCGCTTCCCCAGCAACCGGCTCTTACTTGGGCCAGAATTTTGATGAGTCGCAGACAAACCTTCAGGAAAGTATTTTGATTCAGAGCagccttctccagcagcaacagttgcagcaacagcagcaggagcaaaaCTTCATccagagcacagggctggtCCATGTGTGGCCCCTGCAGACTGCACAGGGTGGGAGTGGGGCCGAATCCAGCACTTACATGGAGGACCACCTTGAGGGTAATGGGAACCCACGGCTGGAGAAGGCTCCTCTCCTAAACAAGAAGCCCTCTCCAGAGGAGGATGATGTAGTATGCCGGGACCTGGAATCACTGTCTCCTCGAGAGGAGATGGAACATGCTGCGCTGAGCCGCAAAGTCTCTGATGTTACCTCTTCTGGGGTGCAGTCTTTCGATgaggaagagggagaaacaaacaactga
- the FAM131B gene encoding protein FAM131B isoform X2 — MDSTSSLHGSSFHRPSTEQTRTDFSWDGINLSMEDTTSILPKLKRNSNAYGIGALAKSSFSGISRSMKDHVTKPTAMGQGRVAHMIEWQGWGKGNSQQQQHTHETARKDADAYSDLSDGEKEARFLAGVMEQFAISEATLMAWSSMDGEDVSVNSNQENPVGNYSENYQELMESQEHMAQTQYDSWPHSYVSQGMYCLGSSDAWETSDQSLIASPATGSYLGQNFDESQTNLQESILIQSSLLQQQQLQQQQQEQNFIQSTGLVHVWPLQTAQGGSGAESSTYMEDHLEGNGNPRLEKAPLLNKKPSPEEDDVVCRDLESLSPREEMEHAALSRKVSDVTSSGVQSFDEEEGETNN, encoded by the exons ATGGACAGCACCAGTTCACTGCATGGCAGCAGCTTCCATCGTCCTTCTACTGAG caaacaCGGACAGATTTCTCCTGGGATGGTATCAAT ctctCCATGGAAGATACAACCTCCATCCTTCCCAAGCTGAAACGTAACTCCAATGCTTATGGGATTGGGGCTTTGGCTAAATCATCTTTCTCTG GGATATCCCGCAGCATGAAGGACCATGTCACGAAGCCAACGGCTATGGGCCAAGGCCGTGTGGCTCACATGATTGAATGGCAAGGTTGGGGTAAAGGtaacagccagcagcagcaacatACGCATGAGACAGCACGCAAGGATGCCGATGCCTACTCAGACCTGAGTGACGGTGAAAAGGAGGCCCGGTTCCTTGCAG GAGTGATGGAGCAATTTGCTATATCAGAGGCGACTCTCATGGCCTGgtcctccatggatggtgaGGATGTGAGTGTAAACTCAAATCAGGAGAATCCAGTGGGCAACTACTCTGAGAATTATCAGGAACTAATGGAGAGCCAAG AGCACATGGCCCAGACGCAGTATGATAGCTGGCCTCATTCCTATGTCTCACAGGGCATGTATTGCTTAGGTTCATCTGATGCCTGGGAGACCAGTGATCAGTCCCTCATCGCTTCCCCAGCAACCGGCTCTTACTTGGGCCAGAATTTTGATGAGTCGCAGACAAACCTTCAGGAAAGTATTTTGATTCAGAGCagccttctccagcagcaacagttgcagcaacagcagcaggagcaaaaCTTCATccagagcacagggctggtCCATGTGTGGCCCCTGCAGACTGCACAGGGTGGGAGTGGGGCCGAATCCAGCACTTACATGGAGGACCACCTTGAGGGTAATGGGAACCCACGGCTGGAGAAGGCTCCTCTCCTAAACAAGAAGCCCTCTCCAGAGGAGGATGATGTAGTATGCCGGGACCTGGAATCACTGTCTCCTCGAGAGGAGATGGAACATGCTGCGCTGAGCCGCAAAGTCTCTGATGTTACCTCTTCTGGGGTGCAGTCTTTCGATgaggaagagggagaaacaaacaactga